A genome region from Arachis duranensis cultivar V14167 chromosome 6, aradu.V14167.gnm2.J7QH, whole genome shotgun sequence includes the following:
- the LOC107493226 gene encoding glutathione S-transferase gives MAAVKVYGPTLSTAVSRVLACLIEKDVQFEVIPVDMSKGEHKRPEFLSLQPFGQVPVFQDGNISLFESRAICRYVCEKYAERGNKGLYGTDPLAKASIDQWVEAEGQSFNPPSSALVFQLAFAPRMKLKQDQGVIRQNEEKLAKVLDVYEKRLSQTRFLAGDDFSLADLSHLPNAHYLVTGTDRAPLFTQRDNVSRWWNDISTRQSWNEVLHLHKTAY, from the exons ATGGCAGCAGTGAAAGTGTACGGACCAACCCTGTCGACGGCGGTGTCAAGGGTGCTGGCCTGTCTGATCGAGAAGGATGTGCAGTTTGAGGTGATTCCGGTGGATATGTCGAAAGGAGAACATAAGAGACCTGAATTTCTGTCCCTTCAG CCTTTTGGCCAAGTCCCTGTATTTCAAGACGGCAACATCTCCCTCTTCG AGTCAAGAGCAATATGCCGGTATGTATGTGAGAAATACGCGGAGAGGGGGAACAAGGGATTGTACGGAACGGACCCATTGGCGAAGGCATCCATAGATCAGTGGGTGGAGGCGGAGGGGCAGAGCTTCAACCCCCCAAGCTCAGCGCTGGTGTTCCAGCTGGCATTTGCCCCAAGGATGAAGCTGAAGCAAGACCAAGGAGTGATTAGGCAGAACGAAGAGAAGCTTGCCAAGGTGCTTGACGTCTATGAGAAGAGGCTCTCTCAGACTCGTTTCCTGGCGGGCGATGACTTCTCCCTCGCTGACCTCTCCCACCTTCCCAACGCCCACTACTTGGTCACCGGCACCGACAGGGCCCCACTCTTCACCCAAAGGGACAACGTCTCCAGGTGGTGGAACGACATCTCCACCCGTCAGTCCTGGAACGAGGTCCTTCATCTCCACAAAACTGCTTATTAA